Proteins encoded by one window of Micromonospora coxensis:
- a CDS encoding cation-translocating P-type ATPase has product MTTTGGRGGTLEGTVQRTAAPAGLRADEAAARLRADGPNSVLPPPRRHLAVRVLRQLTDPLVALLLAAAVVTTLLGDLPDTVVIVLVVVVNTVIGVVQEVRADHAIAALDRLAAPTARVVRDGVDMVVPAADVVRGDLVRVEAGDVVPADLSLVEASRLHLDESALTGEAVPVGREVGQEVLAGTVVTTGRGAGTVVRTAGASALGRISALVAGTRPTATPLQRRLSALGRVLGLVVVALSGLVFAVGVLGGRPVVDMAITAVSLVVAAVPESLPAVVTLALALGARRMAGAHAIPRRLHAVETLGSVTVIASDKTGTLTEGRMAVQAAVTADGVTYGVTGAGYAPHGTVHRDGTAVAVPEELRRLARAGLLCNDAALSPPDDDRPDWGAVGDPLEAALVAFAARAGLDPQRTRAAWPRVAEHPFDQATRRMVTVHRSCDRRYLVVCKGAPESVLAAPLLDAGDEEIAELTAAAHRLAGEGLRVLAVAAALVDTPPDPATPTGLRPVGLVAVGDPLRAGAPEIAESFGAAGVRLLLITGDHPATAAAIGGQLGLWRDGDPLARGDDEDPAAAHPETRVFARTQPEQKLDIIAGLQSRGHVVAMTGDGVNDAPALRRADIGVAMGGGTEVARQAADLVLVDDDLSSVATAIGEGRRIYDNIRRFLRYGLSGGVAEILVMLIGPLFGLAVPLLPAQILWVNLLTHGVPGVALGAEPAEPGILRRPPRSPQESVLGAGLGRDVLVTGALIAAVVLGAGVVAAARELPWQSVVFVVLGLAQLGVALAVRAPRPVGARRANPGLLVAVAVSAVLQVAGVLVGPLRDLLGTDPLGADVLLACAAVSALPGLALRLARRRPRPDGDAPTVVPGPRRATG; this is encoded by the coding sequence GTGACGACGACCGGCGGACGAGGCGGGACGCTGGAGGGCACCGTGCAGCGCACGGCCGCCCCGGCCGGGCTGCGCGCCGACGAGGCCGCCGCCCGGTTGCGCGCCGACGGGCCGAACTCGGTGCTCCCGCCGCCGCGCCGGCACCTCGCGGTCCGGGTCCTGCGCCAGCTCACCGACCCCCTGGTCGCACTGCTGCTCGCCGCCGCCGTGGTCACCACCCTGCTCGGCGACCTGCCGGACACCGTGGTGATCGTCCTGGTCGTCGTGGTGAACACGGTGATCGGGGTGGTGCAGGAGGTCCGCGCCGACCACGCCATCGCCGCCCTGGACCGGCTCGCCGCGCCGACCGCCCGGGTGGTGCGCGACGGCGTCGACATGGTGGTGCCCGCCGCCGACGTGGTCCGTGGCGACCTGGTCCGCGTCGAGGCCGGCGACGTCGTGCCGGCCGACCTGTCGCTGGTCGAGGCGAGCCGGCTGCACCTGGACGAGTCGGCGCTGACCGGCGAGGCGGTGCCGGTCGGGCGGGAGGTCGGGCAGGAGGTCCTGGCCGGGACGGTGGTCACCACCGGCAGGGGTGCGGGCACCGTGGTCCGCACCGCCGGCGCGAGCGCCCTGGGCCGGATCAGCGCGCTGGTCGCCGGCACCCGCCCCACCGCCACGCCGTTGCAGCGCCGACTGTCCGCGCTCGGGCGGGTGCTCGGGCTGGTGGTGGTGGCGCTGTCCGGGCTGGTCTTCGCCGTCGGGGTGCTCGGCGGGCGGCCGGTGGTGGACATGGCGATCACGGCGGTCAGCCTGGTGGTGGCGGCGGTGCCCGAGTCGCTGCCGGCGGTGGTGACCCTCGCGTTGGCCCTGGGCGCCCGCCGGATGGCCGGCGCGCACGCCATCCCGCGCCGGCTGCACGCGGTGGAGACGCTCGGTTCGGTGACCGTGATCGCCTCCGACAAGACCGGCACCCTCACCGAGGGGCGGATGGCGGTGCAGGCGGCCGTCACCGCCGACGGCGTGACGTACGGGGTGACCGGCGCCGGCTACGCCCCGCACGGCACGGTGCACCGGGACGGCACGGCGGTGGCCGTACCGGAGGAGCTGCGCCGGTTGGCGCGCGCCGGGCTGCTCTGCAACGACGCCGCGCTGTCGCCACCGGACGACGATCGACCCGACTGGGGCGCGGTGGGCGACCCGCTGGAGGCGGCGCTGGTCGCCTTCGCGGCGCGCGCCGGCCTCGACCCGCAACGCACCCGCGCCGCCTGGCCCCGCGTCGCCGAGCACCCGTTCGACCAGGCCACCCGACGGATGGTCACGGTGCACCGGTCCTGCGACCGGCGGTACCTGGTGGTCTGCAAGGGCGCGCCGGAGAGCGTGCTGGCCGCGCCCCTGCTCGACGCCGGCGACGAGGAGATCGCCGAGCTGACCGCCGCCGCGCACCGGCTCGCCGGCGAGGGGCTCCGGGTCCTCGCGGTGGCCGCCGCCCTGGTGGACACGCCGCCCGACCCGGCCACGCCGACCGGGCTGCGACCGGTGGGCCTGGTCGCCGTCGGCGACCCGCTGCGTGCCGGCGCCCCGGAGATCGCCGAGAGCTTCGGCGCCGCCGGGGTGCGGCTGCTGCTGATCACCGGCGACCACCCGGCCACCGCCGCCGCGATCGGCGGTCAGCTGGGGCTGTGGCGCGACGGTGACCCGCTGGCCCGGGGCGACGACGAGGATCCGGCCGCCGCCCACCCGGAGACCCGGGTCTTCGCCCGTACCCAACCGGAGCAGAAGCTCGACATCATCGCCGGGCTCCAGTCGCGGGGGCACGTGGTGGCGATGACCGGTGACGGGGTCAACGACGCCCCGGCGCTGCGCCGCGCCGACATCGGGGTGGCGATGGGCGGCGGCACCGAGGTCGCCCGGCAGGCCGCCGACCTGGTGCTGGTCGACGACGACCTGTCCAGCGTGGCCACCGCGATCGGTGAGGGACGCCGGATCTACGACAACATCCGCCGGTTCCTGCGCTACGGGCTCTCCGGCGGCGTCGCGGAGATCCTGGTGATGCTGATCGGCCCGCTGTTCGGGCTGGCCGTGCCGCTGCTGCCGGCGCAGATCCTCTGGGTCAACCTGCTCACCCACGGGGTGCCGGGGGTGGCGCTCGGCGCGGAGCCGGCCGAGCCGGGCATTCTGCGCCGCCCGCCCCGCTCCCCGCAGGAGTCGGTGCTCGGCGCCGGGCTGGGCCGCGACGTGCTGGTCACCGGCGCGCTGATCGCGGCCGTGGTGCTCGGCGCCGGGGTGGTCGCCGCCGCCCGTGAGCTGCCCTGGCAGTCGGTGGTGTTCGTGGTCCTCGGGCTGGCGCAGCTCGGCGTGGCGCTGGCGGTGCGGGCGCCACGT
- a CDS encoding Hsp20/alpha crystallin family protein, translating into MSTVTKFRGGALAPFDWTNLSWFPLLAPTIRVEDYLDGDRYVIRAELPGIDPAKDVRVTRTGDTLRLDVVRREGHADKVRSEFHYGSFSRLIPLPAGVKPETIAARYADGILQITATVGESEPTAQEIPVTVEHGGKR; encoded by the coding sequence ATGTCCACCGTCACGAAGTTCCGGGGCGGCGCGCTCGCGCCGTTCGACTGGACGAATCTCTCCTGGTTCCCGCTGCTGGCGCCGACGATCCGCGTCGAGGACTACCTCGACGGGGACCGGTACGTCATCCGCGCCGAGCTGCCGGGGATCGACCCGGCCAAGGACGTCCGCGTCACCCGTACCGGCGACACGTTGCGGCTGGACGTGGTACGCCGGGAGGGCCACGCGGACAAGGTCCGCTCCGAGTTCCACTACGGATCCTTCTCCCGCCTGATCCCGCTGCCGGCGGGCGTCAAGCCGGAGACCATCGCCGCCCGCTACGCCGACGGCATCCTCCAGATCACCGCGACGGTCGGCGAGAGCGAGCCGACCGCCCAGGAGATCCCGGTGACCGTGGAGCACGGCGGGAAGCGGTGA
- a CDS encoding cyclic nucleotide-binding domain-containing protein, translating into MTPLEMLREHPFLAGLPQEWLPRLTGYARPVVWHPGHRLFRAGQPAERFWLVRGGEVALDFPVPGRGDVGIESIGPGGVLGWSWLFPPYRWQFGAVAVRRTPTVEFTAEGVRRLMASDDRLGRELTTRFMAVVVDRLQASRVRLLDLYGYPTSSAS; encoded by the coding sequence ATGACGCCACTGGAGATGCTGCGTGAACACCCCTTCCTGGCCGGCCTGCCGCAGGAGTGGTTGCCCCGGCTGACCGGGTACGCCCGGCCGGTGGTCTGGCACCCCGGCCATCGCCTGTTCCGGGCCGGGCAGCCGGCGGAACGGTTCTGGCTCGTCCGGGGCGGCGAGGTGGCGCTGGACTTCCCGGTGCCCGGACGCGGCGACGTGGGCATCGAGTCGATCGGGCCGGGCGGCGTGCTGGGCTGGTCCTGGCTCTTCCCGCCGTACCGCTGGCAGTTCGGGGCGGTCGCCGTGCGGCGTACCCCGACGGTGGAGTTCACCGCCGAGGGGGTGCGCCGGCTGATGGCCTCCGACGACCGTCTCGGCCGGGAGTTGACCACCCGGTTCATGGCCGTGGTGGTGGACCGGCTCCAGGCGTCCCGGGTGCGGCTGCTGGACCTGTACGGCTACCCGACGTCGTCGGCGAGCTGA
- the pflA gene encoding pyruvate formate-lyase-activating protein, producing the protein MPAPTGDAPAGPGPVPGVAVGPGRTGGELTGAVHSWDVSVGVDGPGTRFVAFLAGCPLRCRYCHSPDTWYRRSGRHRTVDELMAEITRYQRFIQVAGGGVTLSGGEPLLQPRFTGEVLRRCHEMGLHTALDTSGFLGVRADDALLDATDLVLLDVKSWDPATYRRVTRTGSVAPTLRFGRRLAERGTPIWIRFVLVPGLTDAEENVAGVADFAAGLATVQRVEVLPFHRLGAHKYADLGLTFPLADTAPPTPELLDRVRGQFAERGLTVY; encoded by the coding sequence ATGCCCGCCCCGACCGGCGACGCCCCGGCGGGGCCGGGCCCCGTCCCCGGCGTCGCGGTCGGGCCGGGACGCACCGGGGGCGAGCTGACCGGGGCGGTGCACTCCTGGGACGTCTCGGTCGGGGTGGACGGGCCGGGCACCCGGTTCGTGGCGTTCCTCGCCGGCTGCCCGCTGCGCTGCCGCTACTGCCACAGCCCGGACACCTGGTACCGGCGCAGCGGCCGGCACCGCACGGTCGACGAGCTGATGGCCGAGATCACCCGGTACCAGCGGTTCATCCAGGTCGCCGGGGGCGGGGTGACGCTCAGCGGCGGCGAGCCGCTGCTGCAGCCCCGGTTCACCGGCGAGGTGCTGCGCCGCTGCCACGAGATGGGCCTGCACACCGCGCTGGACACCTCCGGTTTCCTCGGCGTCCGCGCCGACGACGCCCTACTCGACGCCACCGACCTGGTGCTGCTGGACGTGAAGTCGTGGGACCCGGCGACGTACCGGCGGGTGACCCGCACCGGGTCGGTCGCGCCGACGTTGCGGTTCGGCCGGCGGCTGGCCGAGCGGGGCACCCCGATCTGGATCCGCTTCGTGCTGGTGCCGGGGCTGACCGACGCGGAGGAGAACGTGGCCGGGGTGGCCGACTTCGCCGCCGGACTGGCCACCGTGCAGCGGGTGGAGGTGCTGCCGTTCCACCGCCTCGGCGCGCACAAGTACGCCGACCTGGGGCTGACCTTCCCGCTCGCCGACACCGCGCCACCCACCCCCGAGCTGCTGGACCGGGTCCGGGGCCAGTTCGCCGAGCGGGGCCTCACCGTCTACTGA
- the pflB gene encoding formate C-acetyltransferase, which translates to MTGNAHLDPWRGFTGTTWRDTVDVADFVRANHEPYTGDAAFLTGPTARTLAVWDALKALFVEERRRGILDVDAATPSTITAHGPGWIDRDRELIVGLQTDAPLRRAIMPAGGLRMVETALKAYGFAPDPEVHRIFTSYRKTHNDAVFDAYPADVLAARRSHVITGLPDAYGRGRIIGDYRRVALYGVDRLVAERAALKAALDDRPSTDEVIRDREELAEQIRALGELKRMAASYGHDISAPATTGREAIQWLYFAYLAATKEQNGAAMSLGRTANFVDVYLRRDLAEGRLTESDAQELVDDFVIKLRIVRFLRTPEYDQLFSGDPTWVTESLGGMGVDGRPLVSRTSFRYLQTLYNLGPAPEPNLTVLWSPRLPVGFKRFCAQVSLDTSAIQYENDELIRPAYDDDTAIACCVSAMRVGRDMQFFGARANLAKALLYAINGGRDEITGEQVAPAAPPVGGETLDYAEVLAAYDRTLDWLAETYVDALNVIHHQHDRYAYERLEMALHDHPVRRFMATGIAGLSVAVDSLAAIRYGTVKVLRDETGLAIDYAVEGEAPTFGNNDDRADDIAVWLVETFAEKLRRQRTYRDAELTMSVLTITSNVVYGKHTGNTPDGRRAGEPFAPGANPMNGRDTHGLVAAALSVAKLPYDAARDGISLTGTVTPDGLGRTRSERIDNLAGVLDAYTDSGGFHLNVNVLDRATLVDAMAHPERYPQLTVRVSGYAVNFVQLTPEQQRDVVSRTFHGSL; encoded by the coding sequence TTCCTGACCGGGCCGACCGCGCGGACCCTGGCGGTCTGGGACGCGCTGAAGGCGCTCTTCGTCGAGGAGCGCCGACGCGGGATCCTCGACGTCGACGCCGCCACCCCGTCGACCATCACCGCGCACGGACCCGGCTGGATCGACCGGGACAGGGAGTTGATCGTCGGGTTGCAGACCGACGCGCCGCTGCGCCGGGCGATCATGCCGGCCGGTGGGCTGCGGATGGTGGAGACCGCGCTGAAGGCGTACGGCTTCGCGCCCGACCCGGAGGTCCACCGGATCTTCACCAGCTACCGCAAGACGCACAACGACGCGGTCTTCGACGCGTACCCGGCCGACGTGCTCGCCGCCCGGCGCTCGCACGTCATCACCGGCCTGCCCGACGCCTACGGCCGGGGCCGGATCATCGGCGACTACCGGCGGGTGGCGCTCTACGGCGTGGACCGCCTCGTCGCCGAACGCGCCGCGCTCAAGGCGGCGCTGGACGACCGACCCTCCACCGACGAGGTGATCCGCGACCGCGAGGAGCTGGCCGAGCAGATCCGCGCGCTGGGTGAGCTGAAGCGGATGGCGGCGAGCTACGGCCACGACATCTCCGCCCCGGCGACGACCGGCCGCGAGGCGATCCAGTGGCTGTACTTCGCGTACCTGGCCGCGACGAAGGAGCAGAACGGCGCGGCGATGTCGCTGGGCCGCACGGCGAACTTCGTCGACGTCTACCTGCGCCGGGACCTGGCCGAGGGGCGGCTGACCGAGAGCGACGCCCAGGAGTTGGTCGACGACTTCGTGATCAAGCTGCGGATCGTCCGGTTCCTGCGTACCCCCGAGTACGACCAGCTCTTCTCCGGCGACCCCACCTGGGTCACCGAGTCGCTCGGCGGGATGGGTGTCGACGGCCGGCCGCTGGTCAGCCGGACCAGCTTCCGCTACCTGCAGACCCTCTACAACCTCGGCCCGGCGCCGGAGCCGAACCTGACCGTGCTCTGGTCGCCGCGGCTGCCCGTCGGGTTCAAGCGGTTCTGCGCCCAGGTCTCGCTGGACACCAGCGCCATCCAGTACGAGAACGACGAGCTGATCCGCCCCGCGTACGACGACGACACCGCGATCGCCTGCTGCGTCTCGGCGATGCGGGTGGGCCGGGACATGCAGTTCTTCGGGGCCCGGGCCAACCTGGCCAAGGCGCTGCTGTACGCGATCAACGGCGGTCGGGACGAGATCACCGGCGAGCAGGTGGCCCCGGCGGCCCCGCCGGTCGGCGGCGAGACCCTCGACTACGCCGAGGTGCTGGCCGCGTACGACAGGACGCTGGACTGGCTGGCCGAGACGTACGTGGACGCGCTCAACGTCATCCACCACCAGCACGACCGGTACGCCTACGAGCGGCTGGAGATGGCGCTGCACGACCACCCGGTGCGCCGGTTCATGGCCACCGGCATCGCCGGGCTCTCCGTCGCCGTGGACAGCCTCGCCGCGATCCGGTACGGCACGGTCAAGGTGCTGCGCGACGAGACCGGACTGGCGATCGACTACGCGGTCGAGGGCGAGGCGCCGACCTTCGGCAACAACGACGACCGGGCCGACGACATCGCGGTGTGGCTGGTGGAGACGTTCGCCGAGAAGCTGCGCCGGCAGCGCACCTACCGCGACGCCGAGCTGACCATGTCGGTGCTGACCATCACCTCCAACGTGGTCTACGGCAAGCACACCGGCAACACCCCGGACGGCCGGCGCGCCGGTGAGCCGTTCGCGCCGGGGGCGAACCCGATGAACGGGCGGGACACCCACGGCCTGGTCGCGGCCGCGCTGTCGGTGGCGAAGCTGCCGTACGACGCCGCCCGCGACGGCATCTCGCTGACCGGCACGGTCACCCCGGACGGGTTGGGCCGGACCCGGTCCGAGCGGATCGACAACCTGGCCGGCGTGCTCGACGCGTACACCGACTCCGGCGGCTTCCACCTCAACGTCAACGTGCTGGACCGGGCCACCCTGGTCGACGCGATGGCGCACCCGGAGCGCTACCCGCAGCTGACCGTGCGGGTCTCCGGGTACGCGGTGAACTTCGTCCAGCTCACCCCGGAACAGCAGCGGGACGTGGTGTCCCGGACGTTCCACGGGTCGCTGTGA